The Alicyclobacillus macrosporangiidus CPP55 genome segment GCGCCGCGCCACGCCAACGCGGCAACAGCGACGCGTGCACGTTCAAGCAGCCCCGCCGTGGGATGTCGAGCAGTCGCTGCGGCAAGATCTGCCCGTAGGCGGCGGTGACGCAGACGTCCGGCTCGAGGCGGGCGATGGCCTCAAGGGCCTCCGGCGCCCGCACCCGCTCGGGCTGCCACACCGGCAGCCCGAGTTCCTGTGCCGCCCGTTTCACAGGCGGCGGCGTCAGCGTCTGCCTGCGCCCCGCCGGCCGGTCCGGCTGCGTCACCACCCCCGCCACCTCGGCCCACGGAGCGCCCGCCAGGGCGCGCAGAACGGGAACCGCAAAATCCGGTGTACCGAAGAACACGATCCGCACCCGGCCGTTCATCGGGCGTCCTTGCCCTCCATCTCGTACACGATGTCCTCAGGGCGAACGTGATCGATGAACAGGATGCCGTCCAGGTGGTCAATTTCGTGTTGCAGCGCGCGCGCGAGCAGGTCCGTCCCCTCGATCTCGAACGGCTCTCCGTGTCGGTTCAACGCGCGCACCTTCACGCGCGCCGCCCGCGTGACCTCCGCCCGCATGCCCGGAAGGGACAGGCACCCTTCGAACGCCCGCTGGCTGCCGCTGCGATCCAGGATCACCGGATTGACGAGTTCAATCAGGCCCTGGCCGACGTCGATCACCACCAACCGCTTGAGAATCCCAATCTGAACGGCGGCCAAGCCCACCCCGTCCGCGTGATACATGGTCTCAGCCATGTCATCGAGCAGTTTTTGAATCGCCTTCGTGACCTCCGGCACAGGTTTCGACACCTGGCGCAGCACCGGATCGTTCCCGGTGCGGATAATCCGGATGGACACCGTGATCCCTCCTCGCTTCGCAGGCCGATACGGTCCCCACAGGGGACCGGGCCCTTCGCCGCGGCGCTATCCGATGCGTCCCGCGTTGACATCAAGGACGCAGGTTCCGCCTGCGGCGTGCATCTTTTCGTCGACCGTACGGAACGCGGCCATGACCCCTTCGCGTACACGTACCCAATGTGAATACTTTACCACAACCTGATATCGGTATTTGTCTTCCACCCGGCCGATGCCCGCAGCCACCGCCGGCAGCACCGTCACCCCGTCTTCCCCAAGACGCCGGCGCAGCTCCCGTTCGAACCGCTGGGCGGCAGACCGGGCCAGGCGCTCCTCTGGGTGAATGGCCCAAAACACGGCGATCTCGCAGAACGGCGGATAGGAAAACGCCTCTCGAAGGGCACGCTCCCGCCGATAGAAGGCGGCGTAATCGTGGTGCGCGGCGGCCTGGATGGCGTAGTGCTCCGGGCGGTAGGTCTGCACGACCGTCTTCCCATCCGCCTCGGCCCGCCCAGCCCGGCCCGCCACCTGCGTCAACAGATTGAACGTGCGCTCGGCCGCCCGGTAATCGGGCACGGCCAACATGGTATCGGCCGATACGACGCCGACGAACGACACGTTCGGGAAGTCCAGGCCCTTCGCGATCATCTGCGTGCCGACCAGCACGTCCGCCTCTCCATCCGCAAAGCGGGAGATCGCCTCCTGGTGCGCCCCCTTGCGGCGGGTGGTGTCCACGTCCATGCGCAGCACCCGCCAGGCGGGCCACTGCTCCCGCAGGGCTTGCTCCACCTGCTGCGTCCCGACCCCGTAGGGGCGAAGGGCCGGTTCGCCGCACTGCGGACACACGTCCGGGACGGGCGCCGTCTCTCCGCAGTAGTGGCACTGGAGCCAATCCCCACCCCGCCCCCGATGCAGGGTCATGGAAATGTCGCAGTGCGTGCAGTCGATGGTCTCCCCGCAGCTGCGGCAGAGCAGAAACGCGGCGTACCCGCGCCGGTTGATGAAGAGGATGGCCTGGCGGCCCGCCCCCACCGCCTCCTCCAAGCCTTGGCGAAGGGCCCGGCTGAACAGAGATCGGTTGCCGGCCCGCAGCTCTTCCCGCATGTCGACCACGGTGACGGGCGGCAACGGTTTTCCGTTCGCCCGCTGCGGCATGGGGATGACCTCCGCCCGCCCGCACTCCACCTCGTGCATCGCCTGCAGCGACGGCGTCGCCGACCCGAGGACCAGCGTGCCACCGCA includes the following:
- the def gene encoding peptide deformylase, producing MSIRIIRTGNDPVLRQVSKPVPEVTKAIQKLLDDMAETMYHADGVGLAAVQIGILKRLVVIDVGQGLIELVNPVILDRSGSQRAFEGCLSLPGMRAEVTRAARVKVRALNRHGEPFEIEGTDLLARALQHEIDHLDGILFIDHVRPEDIVYEMEGKDAR